The following coding sequences lie in one Ictidomys tridecemlineatus isolate mIctTri1 unplaced genomic scaffold, mIctTri1.hap1 Scaffold_1042, whole genome shotgun sequence genomic window:
- the LOC144372446 gene encoding differentially expressed in FDCP 8-like, with product MRTSLASKGESKEWPSDCSSTWQGLFLASDVQQLQQAIEECKQVILELPEQLEKQKDAVVRLIHLRLKLQELKDPNEDEPNIRVLLEHRFYKEKSKSVKQTCDKCNTIIWGLIQTWYTCTDGQHLPCS from the exons ATGAGGACTAGTCTGGCCTCCAAGGGAGAGTCCAAGGAGTGGCCATCTGACTGCTCCTCAACCTGGCAGGGTCTGTTCCTGGCCTCCGATGTTCAGCAACTACAGCAGGCAATTGAGGAATGCAAGCAGGTGATCCTGGAGCTGCCTGAGCAGTTGGAGAAGCAGAAGGATGCAGTGGTGAGGCTCATCCACCTGCGGCTGAAGCTCCAGGAGCTGAAG GACCCCAATGAGGATGAGCCCAACATTAGGGTCCTTCTTGAGCACCGCTTCTACAAGGAGAAGAGCAAGAGTGTCAAGCAAACCTGCGACAAGTGCAACACCATCATCTGGGGACTCATTCAGACTTGGTACACCTGCACAG atgggcaacacctaccatgttcctaa